The sequence CGTTCGCCTGCTCGAAGAAGCGGGGTTCTTCCTGTTGAAGGGAGGTATCAACGCGGCCGCGGAACGACTTGGGGTCTCGGAACCGACCATTTACCGGTACCTCGTACAAGTGCGCGAATAAATATTTCGCCATCTGTGAAAAAATTCGCGTATAGTGGACAAACGAAGTCTTTCCGGCCTTGCCGCCCCCTTGGCCGTGAGATGGAGCACTATTCCCCCACACTCTAGGGTGAGTTGGGGAAATAGGAGACGGTGCCGCGACAAACGGGAACTAAACCGCCCGCGATGCCGTTGTATGAGTGTAAATGGCGACTTTTTAGGAGGCTAGGATGAGTACTTCACCCGAAAAGGATTCATCGTCCCAGCACGCCGACAACATCTCACCGGAAGACGGCCAGGAAGTCGATCGCGGTTCCCGGCGCAACCAGACGAACGATAACCCGTCCGCTGACCTGGTACGCGTCTACCTCAACGGTATTGGCCGCACCGCCTTACTGTCCGCGGACGAAGAGGTCGAACTCGCACAGCGCATCGAGGTGGGCTTGTACGCGCAGTACAAGCTCAACCACGCCGAGAAGGTCACCCGCGCCGAAAAGCGCGACCTGAAGATTCTGGCGAAGGAAGGCAAGAAGGCCCGCTCGCACCTCCTCGAGGCGAACCTGCGCTTGGTGGTCTCGCTGGCCAAGCGCTACACCGGCCGCGGAATGCCGCTTCTGGATCTCATCCAGGAAGGCAACCTGGGTCTTATTCGCGCCATGGAGAAATTCGACTACGCCAAGGGCTTTAAGTTCTCCACCTACGCCACCTGGTGGATCCGGCAGGCAATCACGCGCGGTATGGCTGACCAGTCGCGCACCATCCGCCTCCCCGTCCATTTGGTGGAGCAGGTCAACAAGCTCTCTCGCATCAAGCGGGAGATGTACCAGTCCCTCGGCCGCGAGGCGACGAACGAGGAACTGTCTGACGAGTCGGGCATCGAAGAGTCGAAGATCGAAATGCTGTTACGCCAGTCCCGCGACCCGGTCTCGCTCGACATGCCGGTCGGCGCGGACGAGGAGGCACCGTTGGGTGACTTCATCGAGGACGCCGAGGCCACGGATGCGGAAACCGCCGTCGTCGCCTCAATGCGCCACTCGGATATCAAGGACGTCATCGGCTCGCTCGAGCAGCGCGAACAGGATGTCATCCGGCTGCGGTACGGGCTTGACGATGGCGTGCCGCGCACCCTCGACCAGATTGGCCGCAAGTTCGGCTTGTCGCGCGAGCGCGTGCGCCAGATAGAGCGCGAGGTCATGGCCAAGCTGCGCGACGGCAACCGTGCTGACCGGCTGCGCGAGTACGCGCAGTAGTTTTAATTTCACCGCC is a genomic window of Corynebacterium massiliense DSM 45435 containing:
- a CDS encoding sigma-70 family RNA polymerase sigma factor → MSTSPEKDSSSQHADNISPEDGQEVDRGSRRNQTNDNPSADLVRVYLNGIGRTALLSADEEVELAQRIEVGLYAQYKLNHAEKVTRAEKRDLKILAKEGKKARSHLLEANLRLVVSLAKRYTGRGMPLLDLIQEGNLGLIRAMEKFDYAKGFKFSTYATWWIRQAITRGMADQSRTIRLPVHLVEQVNKLSRIKREMYQSLGREATNEELSDESGIEESKIEMLLRQSRDPVSLDMPVGADEEAPLGDFIEDAEATDAETAVVASMRHSDIKDVIGSLEQREQDVIRLRYGLDDGVPRTLDQIGRKFGLSRERVRQIEREVMAKLRDGNRADRLREYAQ